In Azospirillaceae bacterium, a genomic segment contains:
- a CDS encoding NADP(H)-dependent aldo-keto reductase codes for MEYRRLGRTDVTVSAICLGTMTWGRQNTEAEGHAQMDHAFDRGVTFFDTAEMYAIPPTAETYGRTEEIIGTWFKASGRRDRVFLASKVIGPTPAPWVRDGRHRLDRANIQAAVDASLKRLQTDYLDLYQVHWPQRPLALFGRPAPTDQPIDGGVPIEETLAALGELVTAGKVRHIGVSNETAWGVMAYLRAAEQQGLPRIASIQNVYNLLSREFDGDLAEVAVREDVGLLAYSPLGAGTLSGKYLDGAMPAGSRRSIDGRGSRYDRPGADAATAAYLDIARRHGLDPAQMAIAYVHRRPFVTSTIIGATSMANLESNLAAFDLTLGDEVVAAIEAVHRLNPTPCP; via the coding sequence ATGGAATACCGCCGTCTCGGCCGTACCGACGTCACCGTCAGCGCCATCTGCCTGGGCACCATGACCTGGGGCCGCCAGAATACCGAGGCCGAGGGCCACGCCCAGATGGACCACGCCTTTGACCGGGGCGTGACCTTCTTCGACACCGCCGAAATGTACGCCATCCCGCCGACGGCAGAGACCTATGGCCGCACGGAAGAGATCATCGGCACCTGGTTCAAGGCCAGCGGCCGGCGCGACCGGGTGTTCCTGGCCAGCAAGGTCATCGGCCCCACGCCGGCCCCCTGGGTGCGTGACGGCCGGCATCGGCTGGACCGCGCCAACATCCAGGCCGCGGTGGATGCCAGCCTGAAGCGTTTGCAGACCGACTACCTCGACCTGTACCAGGTGCACTGGCCGCAGCGCCCGCTCGCCCTGTTCGGCCGCCCCGCCCCGACCGACCAGCCCATCGACGGCGGCGTGCCCATCGAGGAAACGTTGGCGGCCCTGGGTGAACTGGTCACGGCCGGCAAGGTCCGCCACATCGGCGTTTCCAATGAGACGGCCTGGGGCGTCATGGCCTATCTGCGGGCGGCGGAACAACAGGGCCTGCCGCGCATCGCCAGCATCCAGAACGTCTACAACCTGCTGTCCCGTGAGTTCGATGGTGATCTGGCGGAGGTGGCGGTGCGCGAGGATGTGGGCCTGCTGGCCTATTCGCCGCTGGGGGCCGGCACCTTGAGCGGCAAGTACCTGGACGGCGCCATGCCGGCGGGCAGCCGCCGGTCCATCGACGGGCGTGGCTCGCGCTACGACCGGCCGGGGGCGGATGCCGCCACGGCGGCCTATCTGGACATTGCCCGCCGCCACGGCCTGGATCCGGCGCAGATGGCCATCGCCTACGTCCACCGCCGGCCGTTCGTCACCTCCACCATCATCGGCGCCACCAGCATGGCCAACCTTGAAAGCAACTTGGCCGCCTTTGATCTGACGCTGGGGGATGAGGTGGTGGCCGCCATCGAGGCCGTGCACCGTCTCAACCCCACGCCCTGTCCCTGA
- the pyrF gene encoding orotidine-5'-phosphate decarboxylase, producing MIPPARRTFVALDMPEPPAARALAQRLAGHVGGVKLGLEFFCATGPDGVRAVTEGLDLPLFLDLKLHDIPNTVAGAIRSVMPLAPAFITLHTLGGAAMMRAAADAANDAAAKLGVPRPALLGVTVLTSMSLLDLASVGVDRPVADQVALLADLAHVSGLDGIVCSPNECPVLRRQMGPNFTLMVPGIRPVWASANDQKRIMTPSAAVAAGATYLVIGRPITDAADPVQAAQRIVTELAA from the coding sequence ATGATCCCGCCCGCCCGCCGCACCTTCGTCGCCCTGGATATGCCCGAGCCGCCGGCCGCCCGCGCCTTGGCGCAGCGTCTGGCCGGCCATGTCGGCGGCGTGAAGCTGGGGCTGGAGTTCTTCTGCGCCACGGGGCCGGACGGCGTGCGCGCCGTGACCGAGGGGCTGGACCTGCCGCTGTTCCTGGACCTGAAACTGCACGACATCCCCAACACGGTGGCGGGCGCCATCCGGTCCGTCATGCCCCTGGCACCAGCCTTCATCACCCTGCACACCTTGGGCGGGGCCGCAATGATGCGGGCGGCGGCCGATGCCGCCAACGACGCGGCGGCCAAGCTGGGGGTGCCGCGCCCGGCCCTGCTGGGCGTCACCGTGCTGACCAGCATGAGCCTGCTGGACCTGGCGTCGGTGGGCGTGGACCGGCCGGTGGCCGACCAGGTGGCCCTGCTGGCTGACCTGGCCCATGTCTCCGGACTGGACGGCATCGTCTGTTCGCCCAACGAATGCCCGGTGCTGCGTCGGCAGATGGGCCCGAACTTCACCCTGATGGTGCCGGGTATCCGCCCCGTCTGGGCGTCGGCCAACGACCAGAAGCGCATCATGACCCCGTCGGCGGCGGTCGCGGCCGGCGCCACCTATTTGGTCATCGGCCGGCCCATCACCGATGCCGCCGACCCCGTCCAGGCCGCCCAGCGCATCGTCACCGAACTGGCCGCCTGA
- the thpR gene encoding RNA 2',3'-cyclic phosphodiesterase: MIRLFVGLEMPEGVRDALARLSGGLPGARWVAPENHHLTLRFIGEVDEGVAQDVDEALDLVVAPAFTLALDGLGQFGAGDKARAVWAGVRPEPALDHLRAKVESAVVRAGLAAEPRKFTPHVTLAWLSGRETPASRLGRFLEDYGLFQAGPFPVDRFVLYESVLGRQGSTYHALRHYPLGGWRPDADGA, translated from the coding sequence ATGATCCGCCTGTTCGTGGGCCTGGAAATGCCGGAAGGGGTGCGTGATGCCCTCGCGCGCCTGTCCGGCGGCCTGCCCGGCGCCCGCTGGGTGGCGCCGGAGAACCACCACCTCACCCTGCGTTTCATCGGTGAGGTGGACGAGGGGGTGGCCCAGGATGTGGATGAGGCGCTGGATCTGGTGGTGGCCCCCGCCTTCACCCTGGCGCTGGACGGGCTGGGCCAGTTCGGTGCCGGCGACAAGGCGCGCGCCGTGTGGGCCGGCGTGCGCCCCGAACCGGCCCTGGACCACCTGCGGGCCAAGGTGGAAAGTGCGGTGGTGCGGGCGGGGCTGGCCGCCGAGCCGCGCAAGTTCACCCCCCACGTGACCCTGGCCTGGCTGTCCGGCCGCGAGACGCCGGCGTCCAGGCTGGGCCGCTTCCTGGAGGATTACGGGCTGTTCCAGGCGGGGCCGTTCCCGGTGGATCGCTTCGTCCTTTATGAAAGCGTGCTGGGCCGGCAGGGCAGCACCTACCACGCCCTGCGGCATTACCCCCTGGGTGGATGGCGGCCGGACGCTGATGGGGCCTGA
- a CDS encoding ABC transporter ATP-binding protein, which translates to MPNSEPALTLDGLTLTLGSTAGRVNILKGIDLSIGAGERISIVGPSGSGKSSLMMVIGGLERPTGGTVTVAGRTLNTLSEDALARFRRDHVGIVFQSFHLMGAMTALENVALPLELAGEEDAFDRARDGLAAVGLAHRLDHYPGQLSGGEQQRVALARAFAPRPRLVLADEPTGNLDQETGEQIIRLMFDQSRRHGTTLILVTHDPSLAARCDRTIRLADGRVVEDTVARGVPDALNSAD; encoded by the coding sequence ATGCCCAATTCGGAACCCGCGCTGACGCTGGACGGCCTGACCCTGACATTGGGAAGCACGGCCGGGCGCGTCAACATCCTGAAAGGCATCGACCTTTCCATCGGCGCCGGTGAGCGGATCAGCATCGTGGGCCCCAGCGGGTCGGGCAAGTCATCGCTGATGATGGTGATCGGCGGGCTGGAACGGCCCACCGGCGGCACGGTCACGGTGGCGGGCCGCACGCTGAACACCCTGTCGGAGGATGCGTTGGCCCGCTTCCGCCGGGATCATGTGGGGATCGTCTTCCAATCCTTCCACCTCATGGGGGCGATGACGGCGCTGGAGAATGTGGCCCTGCCCCTGGAACTGGCGGGGGAGGAGGATGCCTTCGACCGTGCCCGCGACGGCCTGGCCGCCGTGGGCCTGGCCCATCGCCTGGACCATTATCCCGGCCAGTTGTCGGGCGGCGAACAGCAGCGCGTGGCCCTGGCCCGCGCCTTCGCCCCCCGGCCGCGCCTGGTGCTGGCGGATGAGCCCACCGGCAATCTGGACCAGGAAACGGGTGAGCAGATCATCCGCCTGATGTTCGACCAGTCGCGCCGCCACGGCACCACCCTGATCCTGGTGACCCACGACCCCAGCCTGGCCGCCCGCTGCGACCGCACCATCCGCCTGGCCGACGGCCGGGTGGTGGAGGACACGGTGGCGCGTGGCGTGCCCGACGCGTTGAACAGCGCCGATTGA
- a CDS encoding phosphoribosylanthranilate isomerase, translating to MPVKAKICGITHPEALDAAVTGGARYIGLVFFAKSPRNISPPMAAELARMVPTGVRTVGLFVDPDDAFLDHVLGQVPLDMVQLHGNETPERVAAIRARHGLPVIKALKVETATDLDAAAAYEPVVDMLLFDAKPPRDSVLPGGNGVAFDWTLLTGRSWAKPWMLSGGLTPDTVAEAVRISGATAVDVSSGVEDRPGHKDPALIRAFLDAVRNA from the coding sequence ATGCCCGTCAAGGCGAAGATCTGCGGCATCACCCACCCTGAGGCGCTGGACGCCGCCGTGACCGGTGGCGCGCGCTACATCGGGCTGGTGTTCTTCGCCAAGTCGCCGCGCAACATCAGCCCGCCCATGGCGGCGGAACTGGCGCGCATGGTGCCGACCGGCGTGCGCACCGTGGGCCTGTTCGTCGATCCGGATGATGCCTTCCTGGACCACGTGCTGGGCCAGGTGCCCTTGGACATGGTGCAGTTGCATGGGAATGAGACGCCGGAACGGGTGGCCGCCATCCGCGCCCGCCATGGCCTGCCGGTCATCAAGGCGCTGAAGGTGGAAACGGCGACCGACCTGGACGCTGCTGCGGCTTATGAGCCGGTGGTGGACATGCTGTTGTTCGATGCCAAGCCGCCCAGGGATTCCGTGCTGCCGGGCGGCAACGGTGTCGCCTTCGACTGGACCCTGCTGACCGGCCGGTCCTGGGCCAAGCCCTGGATGCTGTCCGGCGGCCTGACGCCCGACACGGTGGCCGAGGCCGTCCGTATCAGCGGTGCCACGGCGGTGGACGTGTCCTCCGGCGTGGAGGACAGGCCGGGCCACAAGGACCCGGCCCTCATCCGCGCCTTCCTGGATGCCGTGCGTAACGCCTGA
- a CDS encoding arylesterase encodes MFLVFAVGSGAAQARTLTVAVLGDSLSAGYNLPPGQGLTRQLEAALRQDGLDAKVADTAVSGQTSAGGLAGLDWFLGDKPDLVVVELGANDMLRGIDPKSTRANLDKILATLKDRHIPAILAGMRAQPNLGADYVAAFDRIYPDLAAQYAVPFYPFILDGVALDPKLTIADRMHPNADGVAVMVKGLKPLVAKALAGLNAGATAAK; translated from the coding sequence ATGTTCCTGGTGTTCGCGGTCGGGTCCGGTGCGGCACAGGCGCGCACCTTGACGGTGGCGGTGCTGGGCGACAGCCTGTCGGCCGGCTACAACCTGCCGCCGGGCCAGGGCCTGACCCGCCAGCTTGAGGCGGCGCTGCGCCAGGACGGGCTGGACGCGAAGGTGGCGGACACGGCCGTTTCCGGCCAGACCTCGGCCGGCGGCCTGGCCGGGCTGGACTGGTTCCTGGGCGACAAGCCGGATCTGGTGGTGGTGGAACTGGGCGCCAACGACATGCTGCGCGGCATCGACCCCAAATCCACCCGCGCCAATTTGGACAAGATTCTGGCCACGCTGAAGGACCGGCACATCCCCGCCATCCTGGCCGGTATGAGGGCCCAGCCCAATTTGGGTGCGGACTACGTCGCCGCCTTCGACCGGATCTATCCCGACCTGGCGGCACAGTACGCCGTACCCTTCTATCCCTTCATCCTGGACGGGGTGGCGCTGGACCCGAAGCTGACCATTGCTGACCGCATGCACCCCAACGCCGATGGCGTCGCCGTCATGGTGAAGGGGCTGAAACCCCTGGTGGCCAAGGCCTTGGCCGGCCTCAATGCAGGGGCGACCGCGGCCAAATAA
- a CDS encoding ABC transporter permease, with amino-acid sequence MTMIDDLKLAARLARRELRGGIRGFRIFLLCLALGVGAIATVQSVAGGIQRSLTQDGRAILGGDASVRVLYREATPEQRQWLDGQGTVAVTADMRAMTHKVSGDAANADADLGASGLVELKAVDGRYPLYGQLTLTDGATNGQARLAPRDGVYGALIDDTLAARLSLKPGDRVAVGDIAAEVRGIIDHEPDKAGSGGFAIGPRLMVSLDALPASGLVRPGSLINWSYQLRLPPDTDSTAWVKTADKAFPDAGWRVRDFHNAAPQLTRFIDRLAQFLTLVGLTALLVGGVGVGNAVRSHMDASTASIATLKCLGAPARLIFQLYLLQILALAGLGIVAGLVLGTVLPLTAGHLLAGLLPITAEIGVYPGRLALAGLFGLMTALLFSLWPLGQAQGVPAARLFREGSAGRRGRPPAFLLAFLVWLALALGALAVLTSVDQKLAAFFVVGAAATLLLFLGAGTGLTRLARLLPRPRRPALRLALTNLHRPGNLSGMVVLSLGLGLTVLVAVALIEGNFRREVGESLPANAPSFFFVDIQPDQLDAFRQTVMAVPGASDLETTPSLRGTVVRVDGKPAQDMVHDPDKKWVVNGDRGVTYQAVAPAGDKVMAGAWWPADYSGPPKLAISKDVAQAFGIGPGAHITLSILGREIEAEVAVVRDLDFTTLGINFTLVLSPGVLEHAPQTYLATVRAPAASEATIQRAVVKAFPNVTAIRVKEALSTVAVIIANIGMAVRVVAAVSLVAGTLVLAGAIAAGHRRRVYDAVVLKVLGATRSTILRTFLVEYGALGLVTALIAGALGTLTAWAVLTQVMHMKWVFLPETLVLTSLISTAITLALGLVATWRALGQPAAPLLREE; translated from the coding sequence ATGACCATGATCGACGACCTGAAACTGGCGGCGCGGCTGGCGCGGCGCGAACTGCGCGGCGGCATCCGGGGCTTTCGCATCTTCCTGCTGTGCCTGGCCCTGGGCGTGGGCGCCATCGCCACCGTGCAGTCGGTGGCGGGCGGCATCCAGCGGTCCCTGACCCAGGACGGCCGCGCCATCCTGGGCGGCGACGCCTCCGTCCGTGTGCTGTACCGGGAAGCGACGCCGGAACAGCGGCAGTGGCTGGACGGCCAGGGTACGGTGGCGGTGACGGCCGACATGCGCGCCATGACGCACAAGGTCTCCGGCGACGCGGCCAATGCCGACGCCGACCTGGGCGCCTCCGGCCTGGTGGAATTGAAGGCGGTGGACGGGCGTTATCCCCTGTACGGCCAATTGACCCTGACCGACGGCGCCACCAACGGGCAAGCCCGCCTGGCGCCGCGTGACGGCGTCTATGGCGCCCTGATCGACGACACGCTGGCCGCCCGCCTGTCCTTGAAGCCGGGCGACCGGGTGGCGGTGGGCGACATCGCGGCGGAGGTACGCGGCATCATCGATCATGAACCGGACAAGGCCGGTTCCGGCGGCTTCGCCATCGGCCCGCGCCTGATGGTATCGCTGGACGCCCTGCCGGCCAGCGGCCTGGTGCGGCCGGGCAGCCTGATCAACTGGTCCTACCAGCTGCGCCTGCCGCCGGACACGGACTCGACCGCCTGGGTCAAGACGGCGGACAAGGCCTTCCCCGACGCCGGCTGGCGGGTGCGCGACTTCCATAACGCCGCCCCGCAGCTGACCCGTTTCATCGACCGGCTGGCGCAGTTCCTGACGTTGGTGGGGCTGACCGCCCTGCTGGTGGGCGGGGTGGGCGTGGGCAACGCCGTGCGCAGCCACATGGACGCCAGCACCGCCTCCATCGCCACGCTGAAGTGTTTGGGCGCCCCCGCCCGCCTGATCTTCCAGCTGTACCTGCTGCAAATCCTGGCGCTGGCGGGCCTGGGCATCGTGGCCGGGCTGGTGCTGGGCACCGTGCTGCCGCTGACGGCGGGGCATCTGCTGGCCGGCCTGCTGCCCATCACGGCGGAGATCGGGGTCTACCCCGGCCGGCTGGCGCTGGCCGGCCTGTTCGGCCTGATGACGGCGCTGCTGTTCTCGCTCTGGCCCTTGGGCCAGGCGCAGGGCGTGCCGGCCGCCCGCCTGTTCCGGGAGGGGTCGGCCGGGCGTCGGGGCCGCCCCCCCGCCTTCCTGCTGGCCTTCCTGGTGTGGCTGGCATTGGCCCTGGGTGCCTTGGCGGTGTTGACCTCCGTCGACCAGAAGCTGGCGGCGTTCTTCGTGGTGGGTGCCGCGGCCACCCTGCTGTTGTTCCTGGGTGCGGGCACCGGCCTGACGCGGCTGGCCCGCCTGCTGCCCCGCCCGCGCCGGCCGGCGCTGCGCCTGGCGCTGACCAACCTGCACCGGCCGGGCAATTTGTCGGGCATGGTGGTGCTGTCCCTGGGCTTGGGGCTCACCGTGCTGGTGGCCGTGGCCCTGATCGAGGGCAACTTCCGCCGCGAGGTGGGTGAGTCCCTGCCCGCCAACGCCCCCAGCTTCTTCTTCGTCGATATCCAGCCCGACCAGCTGGACGCCTTCCGCCAGACGGTGATGGCGGTGCCGGGCGCCAGCGACCTGGAAACCACCCCGTCCTTGCGCGGCACCGTCGTGCGGGTGGACGGCAAGCCGGCGCAGGACATGGTGCACGACCCCGACAAGAAATGGGTGGTGAACGGCGACCGCGGCGTCACCTACCAGGCGGTCGCCCCCGCCGGCGACAAGGTGATGGCCGGCGCCTGGTGGCCAGCCGACTACAGCGGTCCGCCGAAGCTGGCCATTTCCAAGGATGTGGCGCAGGCCTTCGGCATCGGCCCCGGCGCCCACATCACCCTGTCCATCCTGGGGCGGGAGATCGAGGCCGAGGTGGCGGTGGTCCGCGACCTGGACTTCACCACCCTGGGCATCAACTTCACCCTGGTGCTGAGCCCCGGCGTGCTGGAACACGCGCCGCAGACCTACTTGGCCACCGTGCGGGCGCCGGCGGCATCCGAGGCCACCATCCAGCGCGCCGTCGTCAAGGCCTTCCCCAACGTCACCGCCATCCGGGTGAAGGAGGCGCTGTCCACCGTCGCCGTCATCATCGCCAACATCGGCATGGCGGTGCGGGTGGTGGCGGCCGTGTCGCTGGTGGCGGGCACCCTGGTGCTGGCCGGGGCCATCGCCGCCGGCCACCGCCGCCGTGTCTATGACGCCGTGGTGCTGAAGGTGCTGGGCGCCACCCGGTCCACCATCCTGCGCACCTTCCTGGTGGAATACGGCGCCCTGGGCCTGGTCACCGCCCTGATCGCCGGCGCCCTGGGCACCCTGACCGCCTGGGCCGTCCTGACCCAGGTGATGCACATGAAGTGGGTGTTCCTGCCGGAAACCCTGGTGCTGACCTCATTGATCAGCACCGCCATCACCCTGGCCCTGGGCCTGGTCGCCACCTGGCGCGCCCTGGGCCAGCCGGCCGCACCGTTGCTGCGGGAGGAGTGA
- a CDS encoding BrnA antitoxin family protein, protein MENLPPLTEEEKAQLKALAERPDSEIDFSDIPELTEAFWKNAVRGRFYKPTKTSTTVRIDSDVLAWLRSEGKGYQSRINAILRREMLASLKVK, encoded by the coding sequence TTGGAAAACCTTCCCCCGTTAACCGAGGAGGAAAAGGCCCAGCTCAAAGCCCTGGCGGAGCGGCCGGACAGCGAGATCGATTTCAGCGACATCCCTGAATTGACGGAAGCGTTCTGGAAGAACGCCGTGCGGGGCCGCTTCTACAAGCCGACCAAGACATCGACGACCGTGCGCATCGATTCCGATGTGCTGGCTTGGCTGCGGTCGGAAGGCAAAGGGTACCAGTCCCGCATCAACGCCATCCTGCGGCGGGAGATGCTGGCCTCACTCAAGGTGAAGTGA
- a CDS encoding NAD(P)/FAD-dependent oxidoreductase: MSTASQSIAPGGTHRTDVCIIGAGPVGLFAIFECGMLKLDCHVVDALDMVGGQCTALYPEKPIYDIPGYPAIEAATLIDRLAEQAAPFNPNYHLGQQVTTLTQSDDGRWLVGTSKGTTIDARAVIVAAGCGAFGPNKPPLDGLEDYEGKSVHYLVRRRQDFAGKRVVIAGGGDSAVDWAISLAEVAARVQVVHRRAKFRAAPESAARLDQLAKDGAIDMVVPYQLAGLEGADGQLTGVKVATLDGVEKTLPADALLAFFGLAMDLGPIAEWGLNVEHHHVAVTPATMATNVPGIFAIGDIATYPGKVKLILCGFAEAAMAVHAIHPLVHPGEALHFEYSTSRGVPGA, translated from the coding sequence ATGTCCACCGCTTCGCAGTCCATCGCCCCCGGCGGCACCCACCGCACCGACGTCTGCATCATCGGCGCCGGCCCCGTGGGTCTGTTCGCCATCTTCGAATGCGGCATGCTGAAGCTGGACTGCCACGTGGTGGACGCCCTGGACATGGTGGGCGGCCAGTGCACGGCGCTGTACCCGGAAAAGCCCATCTACGACATCCCCGGCTATCCCGCGATCGAGGCCGCCACCCTGATCGACCGGCTGGCCGAACAGGCCGCCCCCTTCAACCCCAACTATCACCTGGGCCAGCAGGTCACCACCCTGACCCAGAGTGACGATGGGCGCTGGCTGGTGGGCACATCCAAGGGCACCACCATCGATGCCCGCGCCGTCATCGTGGCCGCCGGCTGTGGCGCCTTCGGCCCCAACAAGCCGCCGCTGGACGGGCTTGAGGACTATGAGGGCAAGTCGGTGCACTACCTAGTGCGCCGCCGCCAGGATTTCGCCGGCAAGCGCGTGGTCATCGCCGGCGGTGGCGACAGCGCCGTCGATTGGGCCATCTCCCTGGCCGAGGTGGCGGCCCGGGTGCAGGTGGTGCACCGCCGCGCCAAGTTCCGCGCCGCCCCCGAAAGTGCCGCCCGCCTGGACCAACTGGCCAAGGACGGCGCCATCGACATGGTCGTGCCCTACCAGCTGGCGGGGCTTGAGGGCGCCGACGGCCAGTTGACCGGCGTGAAGGTCGCGACCCTGGACGGCGTGGAAAAGACCCTGCCGGCCGACGCTTTGCTGGCCTTCTTCGGCCTGGCGATGGACCTCGGCCCCATCGCCGAATGGGGCCTGAACGTGGAACACCACCACGTGGCGGTGACCCCCGCCACCATGGCCACCAACGTGCCCGGCATCTTCGCCATCGGCGATATCGCCACGTACCCGGGTAAAGTGAAGCTGATCCTGTGCGGCTTCGCCGAGGCCGCCATGGCCGTGCACGCCATCCACCCCCTGGTCCACCCGGGCGAAGCGCTGCACTTCGAATACTCCACCAGCCGCGGCGTGCCGGGGGCGTAG
- the katG gene encoding catalase/peroxidase HPI, whose product MHKRALSFALLLSATLSPLALAATGATEDKPMSSQDWWPNRLDLSPLRQNEAASNPYGDKFDYAAEFKTLDLQAVKKDIDKALTTPQAWWPADYGNYGPFFIRMAWHSAGTYRVGDGRGGSGGGEQRFEPLNSWPDNVNLDKARRLLWPIKQKYGRKISWGDLMVLAGNVALENMGFKTLGFAGGRVDEWEPDLVFWGPEKKWLGDEQRFDAQHQLKGPLAATQMGLIYVNPEGPNGNPDPIAAAKDIRQAFGRMAMDDEETVALIAGGHTFGKAHGAHEAKCLGGDPASSSVEKQGLGWENKCGTGNGADTVGSGLEGAWSANPIAFTTQYLDNLFGFDWVQTRSPAGAIQWEPSDKNAGELVPDAHDPNKHHPPMMFTTDLSVKMDPAFRAIALRFQKNPDEFAAAFARAWFKLTHRDMGPRARYLGNEVPKEVFSWQDPVPAADYAVIDAQDVASLKGKVQASGLSVPELVRTAWAAASSFRGTDMRGGANGGRIRLAPEKDWAVNDPAELKKVLAKLEGIQADFNRAQKGGKKVSLADLVVLAGGVGVEQAAKQAGYTVEVPFKPGRTDATQAQTDTASFAYLEPAADGFRNYYGKGSRLSPAEMLVDKANTLTLTVPEMTVLVGGLRALNANEGQSATGVLTSHPGTLDNAFFVNLLDMGTTWTPSAKGQGLYEGHDRASGALKWTASPVDLIFGSNSELRAVAEVYASDDAKEKFVRDFVAAWAKTMELDRF is encoded by the coding sequence ATGCACAAGCGCGCCCTATCATTCGCCCTGCTGCTGTCGGCCACCCTGTCGCCGCTGGCCCTGGCCGCCACCGGCGCCACCGAAGACAAGCCCATGTCCAGCCAGGATTGGTGGCCCAACCGGCTGGACCTCAGCCCGCTGCGCCAGAACGAGGCGGCATCCAATCCCTATGGCGACAAGTTCGACTATGCGGCCGAGTTCAAGACCCTGGACCTTCAGGCGGTGAAGAAGGACATCGATAAGGCCCTGACCACACCCCAGGCGTGGTGGCCGGCGGACTACGGCAATTACGGCCCCTTCTTCATCCGCATGGCCTGGCACAGCGCCGGTACCTATCGCGTGGGTGACGGGCGTGGTGGTTCCGGCGGCGGCGAGCAGCGGTTCGAACCGCTGAACAGCTGGCCGGACAACGTGAACCTGGACAAGGCGCGGCGCCTGCTGTGGCCCATCAAGCAGAAATATGGGCGCAAGATTTCCTGGGGCGACCTGATGGTCCTGGCCGGCAACGTCGCCTTGGAGAACATGGGCTTCAAGACCCTGGGCTTCGCCGGCGGCCGCGTCGATGAATGGGAGCCGGACCTGGTGTTCTGGGGGCCGGAGAAGAAGTGGCTGGGGGATGAGCAGCGCTTCGACGCCCAGCACCAGCTGAAGGGCCCCCTGGCCGCCACACAGATGGGCCTGATCTACGTGAACCCGGAAGGGCCGAACGGCAACCCCGACCCCATCGCCGCCGCCAAGGACATCCGCCAGGCCTTCGGCCGCATGGCCATGGATGATGAGGAGACGGTGGCCCTGATCGCCGGCGGCCACACCTTCGGCAAGGCCCACGGCGCGCATGAGGCCAAGTGCTTAGGCGGCGATCCCGCCAGTTCCAGCGTGGAGAAGCAGGGCCTGGGCTGGGAGAACAAGTGCGGCACCGGCAACGGCGCCGACACCGTGGGCAGCGGGCTGGAGGGCGCCTGGTCCGCCAACCCCATCGCCTTCACCACCCAGTACCTGGACAATCTGTTCGGCTTCGACTGGGTCCAGACCCGGAGCCCCGCCGGCGCCATCCAGTGGGAGCCCAGCGACAAGAACGCGGGCGAACTGGTGCCCGACGCGCACGACCCGAACAAGCATCACCCGCCCATGATGTTCACGACCGATCTGTCGGTGAAGATGGATCCGGCGTTCCGCGCCATCGCCTTGCGCTTCCAGAAGAACCCGGATGAATTCGCCGCCGCCTTCGCCCGCGCCTGGTTCAAGCTGACCCACCGCGACATGGGCCCGCGCGCCCGCTATCTGGGCAATGAGGTGCCGAAGGAGGTGTTCTCCTGGCAGGACCCGGTGCCGGCGGCCGACTACGCCGTGATCGACGCCCAGGACGTGGCGTCATTGAAGGGCAAGGTCCAGGCATCGGGGTTGAGCGTACCCGAACTGGTGCGCACCGCCTGGGCGGCGGCGTCCAGCTTCCGCGGTACCGACATGCGTGGTGGTGCCAACGGCGGCCGCATCCGCCTGGCGCCGGAGAAGGACTGGGCCGTCAACGACCCGGCGGAACTGAAGAAGGTGCTGGCCAAGCTGGAGGGCATCCAGGCCGATTTCAACCGCGCCCAGAAGGGCGGCAAAAAGGTGTCGCTGGCCGACCTGGTCGTGCTGGCCGGCGGCGTGGGCGTGGAGCAGGCGGCCAAACAGGCGGGTTACACCGTCGAGGTGCCGTTCAAGCCGGGCCGCACCGATGCCACCCAGGCGCAGACCGACACCGCCTCCTTCGCCTATCTGGAACCGGCGGCCGACGGCTTCCGCAACTACTACGGCAAGGGCAGCCGCCTGTCCCCGGCGGAGATGCTGGTGGACAAGGCCAACACCCTGACTCTGACGGTGCCGGAGATGACGGTGCTGGTGGGGGGCTTGCGCGCCCTGAACGCCAATGAGGGGCAGTCGGCCACGGGCGTCCTGACCAGCCATCCCGGCACGCTGGACAACGCCTTCTTCGTCAACCTGCTGGACATGGGCACGACCTGGACGCCGTCCGCCAAGGGCCAGGGCCTTTATGAAGGGCACGACCGGGCCAGCGGCGCCCTGAAATGGACCGCCTCGCCCGTCGACCTGATCTTCGGCTCCAACTCGGAACTGCGGGCGGTGGCGGAGGTCTACGCCAGCGACGACGCCAAGGAGAAGTTCGTGCGGGACTTCGTGGCCGCCTGGGCCAAGACCATGGAGTTGGATCGGTTTTAG